In a genomic window of Methylovirgula sp. 4M-Z18:
- the copC gene encoding copper homeostasis periplasmic binding protein CopC — translation MFRKILITSLSLLALIWTAGLAWAHAQLRTAVPGAGSSVSAPSEIKLTYSEGVEPKFSQVTLATEAGDAVALGKPEVDPGNNKILIVKVPSALKAGTYKVTWHVVSVDTHKTQGSFSFTVAP, via the coding sequence ATGTTCCGTAAAATTCTAATCACCAGCCTGTCCCTACTCGCGCTTATCTGGACGGCAGGCCTCGCCTGGGCCCATGCGCAACTACGAACAGCAGTTCCTGGCGCCGGTAGCAGCGTTTCGGCGCCCAGTGAAATCAAGCTCACCTACAGCGAGGGCGTCGAACCAAAATTTTCGCAAGTCACGCTGGCTACGGAGGCGGGCGATGCCGTTGCGCTCGGCAAGCCAGAGGTCGATCCGGGCAATAACAAAATCCTGATCGTCAAAGTGCCTTCGGCCCTGAAAGCGGGCACATACAAGGTAACCTGGCATGTCGTGTCGGTTGACACGCACAAGACACAAGGCAGCTTCAGCTTCACCGTCGCGCCATAA
- a CDS encoding copper chaperone PCu(A)C encodes MHKRIFLRLLAATATSACFLAEPALADMSSVYMAGKIKLAMPWTRATPKGADAAVGYITITNTGAEPDRLIGGSTPIADHFEIHEMSTAGGVMKMRELETGVEIKPGQTLVLKPNGIHIMMVGLKNQVKKGDKIRATLTFEKAGSVDVEFDAAGIGGGMPGM; translated from the coding sequence ATGCACAAACGCATTTTCCTACGCCTTCTTGCCGCCACCGCAACGTCGGCTTGCTTTTTGGCCGAACCGGCGCTCGCGGATATGTCGTCCGTCTACATGGCGGGCAAAATCAAGCTTGCCATGCCGTGGACCCGTGCGACGCCCAAGGGCGCCGACGCGGCGGTCGGCTATATCACCATCACCAATACAGGTGCCGAGCCCGACCGCTTGATCGGCGGTTCGACACCCATTGCCGATCATTTCGAGATCCACGAAATGTCGACCGCTGGCGGCGTGATGAAGATGCGCGAGCTCGAAACCGGCGTCGAGATCAAGCCCGGCCAGACGCTCGTGCTCAAGCCGAATGGCATTCACATCATGATGGTCGGCCTGAAAAACCAGGTCAAAAAGGGCGACAAGATCAGGGCGACTTTGACCTTCGAAAAGGCGGGTTCTGTCGATGTCGAATTCGACGCAGCCGGCATCGGCGGCGGCATGCCGGGCATGTAA
- a CDS encoding DUF2946 family protein codes for MQRMRSDWRAQMRCAPRSIALALAALALLAQVLLPVHIVTPARADGVPREILALSAALGQDVPLCLHVSDAAPDQPGQAPGPVHRHDDCPFCQSLTHLAGTVPPAGHIAPPREFVRAAAPMPPAYDLPRPAPIQRSARSRAPPILI; via the coding sequence ATGCAGCGGATGCGAAGCGATTGGCGTGCGCAGATGCGCTGTGCGCCGCGGTCGATCGCCCTCGCGCTCGCGGCGCTTGCCCTGCTCGCGCAAGTCTTGCTGCCCGTCCATATCGTCACGCCGGCGCGGGCGGACGGCGTGCCGCGCGAAATCTTGGCGCTGAGCGCCGCGCTCGGTCAGGACGTGCCGCTGTGCCTGCATGTATCCGACGCGGCGCCCGATCAGCCGGGCCAGGCGCCGGGCCCCGTGCATCGTCACGACGACTGCCCGTTCTGCCAGTCGCTGACCCATCTCGCCGGAACGGTTCCGCCGGCCGGTCACATTGCCCCGCCGCGGGAGTTTGTGCGCGCCGCAGCGCCCATGCCGCCGGCCTACGATCTGCCCCGTCCGGCGCCGATCCAGCGCTCCGCTCGCTCCCGCGCGCCGCCGATCCTGATCTGA
- a CDS encoding RNA pyrophosphohydrolase: protein MTDTAALPYRPNVGIVLFNRAGLVLAGRARNSGPEIVTPGHEWQMPQGGIDPDEEIVAAARRELFEETNVTSVALLAIAPDTWTYDFPPYSGPPHKLDKFRGQSQRWVALRFEGDDGEINVLNPGGGEPAEFSAWDWFPLGELIHRVVPFKRPVYEKVHATFAHFAAVSRYSVTRRV, encoded by the coding sequence ATGACTGATACAGCAGCTTTACCTTATCGCCCGAATGTTGGAATCGTTCTGTTCAATCGCGCCGGACTGGTTCTGGCAGGACGCGCGCGCAATTCCGGCCCTGAGATCGTGACGCCGGGGCATGAATGGCAGATGCCGCAAGGCGGGATCGATCCCGACGAGGAGATCGTCGCCGCGGCGCGGCGCGAATTGTTCGAAGAGACGAACGTAACGTCCGTCGCGCTGCTGGCGATCGCGCCGGACACCTGGACCTACGATTTTCCCCCCTATTCCGGCCCGCCGCACAAGCTCGACAAATTTCGCGGCCAATCGCAACGCTGGGTGGCGCTCCGCTTCGAGGGCGATGACGGCGAGATCAACGTGCTCAATCCGGGCGGCGGCGAGCCGGCCGAATTCTCCGCCTGGGATTGGTTCCCGCTCGGCGAATTGATTCACCGCGTCGTGCCATTCAAGCGGCCGGTCTACGAAAAGGTGCACGCCACCTTCGCGCATTTCGCGGCGGTGTCGCGGTATTCGGTGACGAGAAGAGTTTAA
- a CDS encoding F0F1 ATP synthase subunit epsilon, which translates to MATFHFELVSPEKQLFIGEVEDVIVPGSEGQFTVLANHAPVMTTLRPGLVIMKGGSSGAAKSMFVRGGFAEVAPTGLTILAEYAIPLEELNELHLAAEIKHLEEEAASASEGEAKRIATERLNQLNEVKATLRLGSSGGAERH; encoded by the coding sequence ATGGCAACTTTTCATTTTGAACTCGTTTCGCCCGAGAAGCAGCTGTTCATCGGCGAAGTCGAGGACGTGATCGTGCCGGGCTCGGAAGGCCAGTTCACGGTTCTGGCGAACCATGCTCCGGTGATGACGACCCTGCGCCCGGGCCTCGTGATCATGAAGGGCGGCAGCAGTGGCGCAGCGAAAAGCATGTTCGTGCGCGGCGGTTTTGCCGAAGTCGCGCCGACCGGCCTGACCATTCTGGCCGAATATGCAATTCCGCTCGAAGAGCTGAACGAGCTGCATCTGGCCGCTGAGATCAAGCACCTTGAAGAAGAAGCCGCCTCGGCTTCGGAAGGCGAGGCCAAGCGCATCGCAACTGAGCGCCTGAACCAGCTCAACGAGGTCAAGGCGACGTTACGGCTCGGGTCGAGCGGCGGCGCCGAACGGCACTGA
- the atpD gene encoding F0F1 ATP synthase subunit beta encodes MTQTANNIGRITQVIGAVVDVQFDGNLPEILNALETKNQGNRLVLEVAQHLGENSVRCIAMDTSEGLVRGQEVEDTGGPIMVPVGDECLGRIINVIGEPVDEAGPVVTSGKRAIHQPAPSYAEQSTEAQILETGIKVVDLLAPYAKGGKIGLFGGAGVGKTVLIMELINNIAKAHGGYSVFAGVGERTREGNDLYHEMIEGGVNKDPKETGGSTAGSKCALVYGQMNEPPGARMRVALSGLTIAEDFRDKGQDVLFFVDNIFRFTQAGSEVSALLGRIPSAVGYQPTLATDMGALQERITTTNKGSITSVQAIYVPADDLTDPAPATSFAHLDATTVLSRSIAEKGIYPAVDPLDSTSRMLSPLVVGDEHYGVARQVQQVLQRYKALQDIIAILGMDELSEEDKLSVARARKIERFLSQPFHVAEVFTGSPGKLVSLADTIKGFKGLVEGKYDHLPEAAFYMVGTIEEAVEKAQKLAAAA; translated from the coding sequence ATGACTCAGACCGCCAACAACATCGGCCGCATCACGCAGGTCATCGGCGCCGTGGTTGACGTGCAATTCGACGGCAATCTGCCGGAAATTCTCAATGCGCTCGAAACCAAGAACCAGGGCAATCGTCTGGTTCTCGAAGTCGCGCAGCATTTGGGCGAAAATTCCGTGCGCTGCATCGCGATGGACACGTCGGAAGGTCTGGTCCGCGGTCAGGAAGTCGAAGACACCGGCGGACCGATCATGGTGCCGGTGGGCGACGAATGCCTGGGCCGCATCATCAACGTCATCGGCGAGCCGGTGGACGAAGCCGGCCCGGTGGTAACCAGCGGCAAGCGCGCCATTCATCAGCCCGCGCCGTCCTACGCAGAGCAATCGACGGAAGCGCAAATTCTCGAGACCGGCATCAAGGTCGTCGATCTGCTCGCGCCTTACGCCAAGGGCGGTAAGATCGGCCTGTTCGGCGGCGCTGGCGTCGGCAAGACCGTGCTGATCATGGAGCTGATCAACAATATCGCCAAGGCCCACGGTGGTTATTCGGTGTTCGCGGGCGTCGGCGAGCGCACCCGCGAAGGCAATGACCTCTATCACGAAATGATCGAAGGCGGCGTCAACAAGGACCCCAAGGAAACTGGCGGCTCGACCGCAGGTTCCAAATGCGCTCTCGTTTACGGCCAGATGAACGAGCCGCCGGGCGCCCGCATGCGCGTCGCACTCTCGGGTCTGACCATCGCGGAAGACTTCCGTGACAAGGGCCAGGACGTGCTGTTCTTCGTCGACAACATCTTCCGCTTCACACAGGCCGGCTCGGAAGTCTCGGCGCTCCTGGGCCGCATTCCTTCGGCCGTGGGTTACCAGCCGACGCTCGCGACCGACATGGGCGCGCTGCAGGAACGCATCACCACCACCAACAAAGGGTCGATCACCTCGGTGCAGGCGATTTACGTGCCGGCCGACGACTTGACCGACCCGGCGCCGGCGACCTCCTTCGCCCACTTGGACGCGACCACCGTGCTGTCGCGCTCGATCGCGGAAAAGGGCATCTATCCGGCCGTGGACCCGCTCGACTCGACCTCGCGCATGCTCTCGCCGCTCGTCGTCGGTGACGAACATTACGGCGTCGCCCGTCAGGTGCAGCAGGTGCTGCAGCGTTACAAGGCCCTGCAGGACATCATCGCCATTCTCGGTATGGACGAGCTCTCGGAAGAGGACAAGCTCAGCGTCGCTCGCGCCCGCAAGATCGAGCGCTTCCTGAGCCAGCCGTTCCATGTGGCCGAAGTCTTCACCGGTTCGCCGGGCAAGCTCGTGTCGCTCGCCGACACGATCAAGGGCTTCAAGGGCCTCGTCGAAGGCAAATACGACCACCTGCCGGAAGCTGCTTTCTATATGGTCGGCACGATCGAGGAAGCGGTCGAAAAGGCCCAGAAGCTCGCCGCAGCCGCCTAA
- a CDS encoding F0F1 ATP synthase subunit gamma, with the protein MASLKDMRNRIASVKATQKITKAMQMVAAAKLRRAQSAAEAARPYAARMEAVLANLTAGLGAMTQGPKLLTGTGKDDVHLLVVCTAERGLCGAFNSSIARLARDKANSLMAQGKVVKILCVGKKGYDVLRRQFEKQIIDVIDLRAARQIGYQHADPIGKRLLAMYDKGEFDVCTLFFSRFKSVIAQIPTAQQLIPAEIPAAKASDNGGTNTPYEYEPDEAGILNVLLPRNISVQVFRALLENAASEQGARMSAMDNATRNAGEMIRKQTTLYNRTRQAMITKELIEIISGAEAL; encoded by the coding sequence ATGGCATCCTTAAAGGATATGCGAAACCGGATCGCCTCGGTGAAGGCGACGCAGAAGATCACCAAGGCCATGCAGATGGTCGCGGCGGCGAAACTGCGTCGCGCCCAGAGCGCGGCCGAAGCCGCTCGGCCTTATGCCGCGCGGATGGAGGCGGTGCTGGCGAATCTGACCGCCGGTCTTGGCGCGATGACGCAAGGGCCGAAATTGCTGACCGGCACGGGCAAGGACGACGTGCACCTGCTCGTCGTCTGCACGGCGGAGCGCGGCCTGTGCGGCGCGTTCAATTCGTCGATCGCCCGCCTCGCACGCGACAAGGCCAATTCGCTGATGGCGCAGGGCAAGGTCGTCAAGATCCTTTGCGTCGGCAAGAAGGGCTATGACGTTCTACGCCGCCAGTTCGAAAAGCAGATCATCGACGTGATCGACCTCCGCGCGGCGCGCCAGATCGGCTATCAGCACGCTGATCCGATCGGCAAGCGTCTGCTCGCCATGTACGACAAAGGCGAGTTCGACGTCTGCACCCTGTTCTTCTCGCGATTCAAATCGGTGATCGCCCAGATCCCGACGGCGCAACAGCTGATTCCGGCGGAAATTCCCGCAGCGAAAGCGTCCGACAACGGCGGCACCAACACGCCTTACGAATATGAGCCGGATGAGGCAGGCATTTTGAATGTGCTGCTGCCGCGCAACATTTCGGTGCAGGTGTTCCGCGCGTTGCTCGAAAACGCCGCGTCCGAACAGGGCGCGCGCATGAGCGCGATGGACAACGCGACCCGCAATGCCGGTGAGATGATTCGCAAGCAGACGACGCTGTACAACCGCACCCGTCAGGCGATGATCACCAAAGAACTCATTGAAATTATTTCGGGCGCGGAAGCGCTCTGA
- the atpA gene encoding F0F1 ATP synthase subunit alpha — MDIRAAEISAILKNEIANFGTEAQVTEVGQVLSVGDGIARVYGLDNVQAGEMVEFENGIRGMALNLESDNVGIVIFGSDRDIKEGQTVKRTGAIVDVPVGKELLGRVVDALGNPIDGKGPIHAARRARVDVKAPGIIPRKSVHEPMATGLKAIDALIPVGRGQRELIIGDRQTGKTAVALDAILNQKPLNQGDNESQKLYCIYVAVGQKRSTVAQFVKVLEEQGALEYSIVIAATASDPAPMQFLAPFSGCAMGEFFRDNGMHGLMIYDDLSKQAVAYRQMSLLLRRPPGREAYPGDVFYLHSRLLERAAKLNDANGAGSLTALPVIETQANDVSAYIPTNVISITDGQIFLETDLFYQGIRPAVNVGLSVSRVGSSAQTKAMKKVAGKIKGELAQYREMAAFAQFGSDLDSTTQALLNRGSRLTELLKQPQFSPLKMEEQVCVIYAGVNGYLDKLPLNRVRAFEDGLLAILRTQHGALLTSIANSKDLSNDDGATLKSVVDNFAKSFA, encoded by the coding sequence ATGGATATCCGCGCCGCAGAAATTTCTGCAATCCTGAAGAATGAGATCGCCAATTTCGGCACCGAGGCTCAAGTCACCGAAGTCGGACAGGTTCTGTCCGTCGGCGACGGTATCGCCCGCGTCTACGGCCTCGACAATGTCCAGGCCGGTGAGATGGTCGAGTTCGAAAACGGCATCCGCGGCATGGCGCTCAACCTCGAGAGCGACAACGTCGGTATCGTGATCTTCGGCTCGGACCGCGACATCAAGGAAGGCCAGACGGTCAAGCGCACCGGCGCCATCGTCGACGTGCCGGTCGGTAAAGAATTGCTGGGCCGCGTCGTCGACGCGCTCGGCAACCCGATCGACGGTAAGGGCCCGATCCATGCGGCTCGGCGCGCCCGCGTCGACGTGAAGGCGCCCGGCATCATTCCGCGTAAGTCGGTGCATGAGCCGATGGCGACCGGCCTCAAGGCCATCGACGCCCTCATCCCGGTTGGCCGCGGCCAGCGCGAGCTGATCATCGGCGACCGCCAGACCGGCAAGACCGCTGTCGCGCTCGACGCCATCCTGAACCAGAAGCCGCTGAACCAGGGCGATAACGAAAGCCAGAAGCTTTACTGCATCTATGTCGCCGTCGGCCAGAAGCGCTCGACCGTCGCGCAATTCGTGAAGGTGCTCGAAGAGCAGGGAGCCTTGGAATATTCGATCGTCATCGCGGCGACCGCGTCCGATCCGGCCCCGATGCAGTTCCTGGCGCCCTTCTCCGGCTGCGCCATGGGCGAATTCTTCCGCGACAACGGCATGCACGGCCTGATGATCTATGACGATCTCTCGAAGCAGGCTGTGGCTTACCGCCAGATGTCGCTGCTGCTGCGCCGTCCGCCGGGCCGCGAAGCCTATCCGGGTGACGTGTTCTATCTGCACTCCCGCCTGCTTGAGCGCGCTGCGAAGCTGAACGACGCCAATGGCGCTGGCTCGCTGACGGCGCTGCCGGTCATTGAGACCCAGGCCAACGACGTGTCGGCCTATATTCCGACCAACGTGATTTCGATCACCGACGGCCAGATCTTCCTCGAAACCGACCTGTTCTATCAGGGCATCCGTCCGGCGGTGAACGTCGGCCTCTCGGTGTCGCGCGTCGGCTCCTCGGCCCAGACCAAGGCGATGAAGAAGGTCGCCGGTAAGATCAAGGGCGAGCTCGCGCAGTACCGCGAAATGGCGGCCTTCGCGCAGTTCGGTTCGGACCTCGATTCTACGACCCAGGCCCTGCTGAACCGCGGCTCGCGCCTGACCGAACTCCTGAAGCAGCCGCAATTCTCGCCGCTGAAGATGGAAGAGCAGGTCTGCGTGATCTACGCCGGCGTGAACGGTTATCTCGACAAGCTGCCGCTCAACCGCGTGCGTGCCTTCGAGGACGGCCTGCTCGCGATCCTGCGCACGCAGCACGGGGCCTTGCTGACCAGCATCGCCAATTCGAAGGACCTTTCGAACGACGATGGCGCGACGCTGAAGTCGGTGGTCGACAATTTCGCCAAGTCCTTCGCTTAA